A stretch of Aspergillus nidulans FGSC A4 chromosome VI DNA encodes these proteins:
- a CDS encoding uncharacterized protein (transcript_id=CADANIAT00009979): MSDQDMSTHILRGKQVPQQDNDLREEWPPESVSNYQMIPKEHASTSLEQQTWQPQAAEKQQTESQPLLHHQAFTVSNTDVNANVQGRVPNRHSLLFEEWKARSLRSPEQLNALAAVHEENNTETKRSILSGDVRVLLGERFDKPGSGRKKIKPVQDSPPQAELNDARKKETSGDDKSKSVEQTAGSAYVHTTPKPANKDSIHYPKTEKLRNRATSKDDRALLGEHSDRATDAQATTSLDNGCHVQQTKAAKADSTITSKDTRWYGRKNSKRASIVQTSNSIANNGHKQQSKVKNDNTNEEGHTPAPFSENSNTPVVQPETSSRKTGNRGIKSMERQHDHERQRSRRRQASHERQFSQRRLAQELRPSKEPQPPRALQPAHAQQSSEKCQDSQAQQPSHARQPSREHQGSSERHTYPSEKGSIERKQRSRERTHEQVVYTAQNGTRYGVDELRRLAHGVKISANVKVYFIPCFIGDPWKDVEPVPCVRPPDLMSRF, from the exons ATGTCCGACCAAGATATGTCCACGCATATTCTCAGGGGAAAACAAGTCCCCCAACAAGATAATGACCTCCGCGAAGAATGGCCTCCCGAATCCGTCAGCAACTACCAGATGATCCCTAAAGAGCATGCGTCAACCTCGCTGGAGCAACAGACATGGCAGCCTCAAGCGGCGGAGAAACAGCAGACAGAGTCTCAGCCCCTCcttcatcatcaagcttTCACAGTTTCTAATACAGATGTCAATGCCAATGTGCAAGGCAGAGTCCCGAACAGACACTCTCTGTTATTCGAGGAGTGGAAAGCTAGATCTTTACGGAGCCCAGAGCAATTGAATGCGCTAGCTGCAGTGCATGAAGAAAATAACACTGAGACCAAGAGAAGCATATTATCGGGAGATGTTAGGGTGTTATTAGGGGAGCGCTTTGATAAACCTGGAAGTGGTCGAAAGAAGATTAAGCCGGTTCAGGATAGCCCCCCTCAGGCTGAATTGAACGAtgcaagaaaaaaagagaCATCAGGCGATGACAAATCCAAATCGGTGGAACAAACTGCAGGATCAGCCTATGTTCACACAACCCCTAAGCCGGCAAATAAAGACTCTATTCACTATCCCAAGACCGAGAAGTTGCGGAATAGGGCTACGTCTAAAGATGATAGAGCGCTACTAGGAGAACACTCTGATAGAGCAACAGACGCCCAGGCAACGACCAGTTTGGACAACGGTTGTCATGTCCAGCAGACCAAGGCAGCCAAGGCCGACAGTACTATTACGTCGAAGGACACCAGATGGTATGGCAGGAAGAACTCCAAGCGAGCAAGTATTGTTCAAACGAGCAATTCAATTGCGAATAATGGCCACAAGCAGCAGTCTAAAGTCAAGAATGACAATACCAACGAAG AAGGCCATACACCCGCTCCATTCTCCGAAAACAGCAATACGCCCGTTGTCCAGCCAGAAACAAGCTCCAGGAAAACAGGGAATAGAGGAATCAAATCCATGGAGCGACAGCATGATCACGAGCGCCAGAGATCCCGTAGGCGCCAGGCTTCACACGAACGGCAATTTTCCCAAAGACGCCTGGCCCAGGAACTGCGACCCTCTAAAGAGCCGCAGCCCCCACGGGCGCTTCAGCCTGCTCACGCACAGCAATCCTCTGAGAAGTGCCAGGATTCCCAAGCACAACAACCTTCCCACGCACGTCAGCCTTCTAGAGAACACCAGGGCTCCAGTGAACGTCACACCTACCCCTCAGAAAAGGGCTCTATAGAACGCAAGCAGCGCTCCCGGGAGCGCACCCACGAGCAGGTAGTGTATACAGCTCAAAATGGTACTCGGTATGGGGTGGACGAGCTGAGAAGACTGGCTCACGGAGTCAAGATCAGCGCCAATGTTAAGGTGTATTTCATTCCTTGCTTCATTGGAGACCCGTGGAAAGATGTCGAGCCGGTCCCTTGTGTCCGTCCGCCGGACCTCATGAGCCGATTCTGA
- a CDS encoding AAA family ATPase SEC18 (transcript_id=CADANIAT00009980), with protein MFNRNNYSNPFGSNPPQRDGYSRPPQGYPPQHGAPDSGGYGTPPPRRPAPGARPPPQAPMGGRPSEGGVWALTPKESPNKECQFGNLVALSAQDFPRAQFGYEDILIIVNGLYVFSARILDEFPPGYIGLSSIQRPWARAGFRDSLDVRIYDPFRQGGEAYLGSADMEVKFAGKLRPDTLYDQDELLNSVIKNFESQIFAPGQPVLMDHHGVPLQLTVKTILRVSLTSEKDTSKVPETEPTARGILTKHTLINFFKDPQSEIQIKPAKNRPAANAIIQPDFNTEKMGIGGLDSEFHTIFRRAFASRIFPPDIVQKLGIQHVKGILLFGPPGTGKTLLARQIGKMLNAREPKIINGPERGSGAGGGTGVGDSVVNQLLSKMDGVDQLNNILLIGMTNRKDMIDDALLRPGRLEVHVEISLPDEAGRAQILGIHTQNMRQSDLMDPSVNLSELATLTKNYSGAEIAGLVKAATSFAFNRHIDSGKTVRVKDDAAEMKVNHSDFIHALDEIQPAFGVSEDEIKRCIEHGIINYSDKIDNVLQEGEALARGLGRPEQTTLWSVLLNGPPGSGKTALAAQIALDSGAPFIKMVCPEDVAGYNEAAKIQHILRVFNDAYKSQTSVVVVDDIETLIDYVSVGPRFSNSVLQTLKVLFKKRPPKNRRLLILATTSERALMKELNIYNSFNSDIDIPNVTSHEELRHVMEKSEVFASEQVAEALERIDPLKGETPYSMTFGVGIKKVFDGIELAKKTPDQLVNQFVRFINSAVQEGGLTTRRAV; from the exons ATGTTCAATCGCAATAATTACTCGAACCCTTTCGGGTCCAATCCTCCCCAGAGGGATGGCTACTCACGACCTCCGCAAGGCTACCCACCTCAGCACGGAGCTCCTGACTCAGG GGGCTACGGAACGCCACCGCCGCGACGACCTGCGCCGGGTGCTCGTCCACCACCGCAAGCACCAATGGGGGGCAGACCAAGTGAAGGAGGGGTCTGGGCTTTGACGCCCAAGGAAAGTCCGAATAAAGAATGTCAATTCGGAAACCT CGTCGCGCTCTCGGCCCAAGACTTCCCACGCGCCCAATTCGGTTATGAAGATATATTGATCATTGTCAATGGCCTCTATGTGTTCTCCGCACGAATTCTGGATGAGTTCCCTCCCGGTTACATTGGGTTGTCCAGTATACAACGACCATGGGCCAGGGCTGGATTCCGAGACTCCCTCGACGTACGAATTTACGACCCTTTCCGTCAGGGAGGGGAGGCGTACCTCGGCTCTGCGGATATGGAAGTCAAGTTTGCTGGAAAGCTAAGACCCGATACTCTATATGATCAggatgagcttctcaacTCTGTTATCAAG AACTTCGAAAGCCAAATATTTGCGCCGGGGCAGCCGGTACTGATGGATCATCATGGCGTACCGCTTCAGCTAACGGTCAAGACGATCCTTCGTGTCAGCCTGACTTCAGAAAAGGATACCAGTAAAGTGCCGGAGACGGAACCTACAGCCAGGGGCATCCTTACGAAGCATACGTTGATCAATTTCTTCAAAGATCCTCAGAGTGAGATCCAGATAAAGCCGGCAAAAAACCGGCCTGCAGCAAATGCCATCATTCAACCCGACTTCAACACTGAGAAGATGGGAATTGGTGGTCTTGACTCGGAATTTCACACGATCTTCCGCCGCGCCTTCGCGTCGCGTATCTTCCCACCTGATATTGTGCAGAAGCTTGGTATCCAGCACGTGAAGGGTATTTTGCTCTTCGGGCCGCCAGGAACTGGCAAAACGCTGCTAGCGCGACAGATCGGGAAGATGCTGAATGCTCGAGAGCCAAAGATTATCAACGGCCCGGAG CGTGGCAGCGGAGCAGGAGGCGGCACCGGTGTCGGTGACAGCGTTGTCAACCAACTGCTATCTAAGATGGATGGTGTCGACCAGCTCAACAATATTCTACTTATCGGTATGACCAATAGGAAGGATATGATTGATGATGCTTTGTTGCGACCTGGTCGTCTGGAAGTGCACGTCGAAATCTCACTGCCTGAcgaagctggtcgagctcAGATTCTCGGCATCCACACCCAGAACATGAGACAGAGTGATCTAATGGATCCAAGCGTCAATTTGTCGGAACTAGCgacgttgacgaagaactaTTCGGGTGCTGAGATTGCTGGCCTCGTGAAGGCTGCTACGTCGTTCGCCTTCAACCGCCACATTGACTCCGGTAAGACAGTTAGGGTTAAGGACGATGCCGCGGAAATGAAGGTCAACCACTCCGATTTTATTCATGCTCTTGATGAAATCCAGCCAGCTTTCGGTGTgtctgaagatgaaatcAAGAGATGCATTGAGCATGGTATCATAAATTATTCGGACAAGATCGACAAtgttcttcaagaaggagaagcgcTTGCAAGAGGGCTTGGCCGCCCCGAGCAGACCACTCTATGGTCCGTTTTGCTCAATGGGCCGCCTGGGAGTGGTAAGACCGCTCTCGCAGCTCAAATCGCTCTTGATTCAGGTGCACCTTTTATCAAAATGGTCTGCCCCGAAGATGTTGCCGGGTATAATGAAGCAGCTAAGATTCAACACATACTCAGAGTCTTCAATGATGCATACAAGAGTCAAACCagcgtcgtcgtcgttgaCGATATTGAGACACTTATCGATTATGTCTCCGTTGGTCCCCGATTCAGCAACAGCGTCCTACAGACATTGAAGGTCTTGTTCAAGAAACGCCCCCCAAAGAACCGAAGACTTCTTATCTTGGCTACCACAAGTGAGCGAGCACTCATGAAAGAGCTGAACATTTATAACTCGTTCAACTCCGATATCGATATTCCAAATGTCACCAGCCATGAAGAACTGAGACATGTCATGGAAAAATCTGAGGTGTTTGCGAGCGAGCAGGTAGCGGAGGCTTTGGAACGCATCGATCCTCTCAAGGGAGAGACACCATACAGCATGACTTTTGGTGTTGGGATCAAGAAGGTCTTCGATGGGATCGAGCTTGCGAAGAAGACGCCGGACCAGCTGGTGAATCAGTTCGTGCGCTTCATCAACAGTGCAgtacaagaaggaggatTGACTACTAGAAGGGCAGTTTAG
- a CDS encoding uncharacterized protein (transcript_id=CADANIAT00009981) yields MPLHLLGKKSWNVYNPENIARVRRDEAQAKAQEEEDERRMQEVDAERRIRVLRGESPPTPLPPSQTIPQAERKSRADITGSHRKRRRLAGEDDTDRDIRLAREDAELALAKREELLHARKSEVEAPLHDSDGHINLFPEVNSQRRVEKNPEAVKEAADRVRCYEDQYTMRFSNAAGFRQDVGKNPWYSSSHGDGIITETMSNKDVWGNEDPLRKEREVARINLNDPLAAMKKGIRQLKSVEEQRKKWNEERRRELDALKSAEETLSRHPEKKGVGGEKGTTGILTIEVPLIRIDGVRILDLAHVPIITAVIISGIAITAAVLAASMKREVTRKIGHKNEIPESCPYGRAPYNYEFMA; encoded by the exons ATGCCTCT TCATCTTCTCGGGAAGAAGTCATGGAATGTCTATAATCCAGAAAATATAGCGCGTGTCCGACGCGACGAAGCTCAAGCCAAGGcacaggaagaggaagatgagcgCCGCATGCAAGAAGTCGATGCCGAGCGGCGAATTCGAGTACTCCGTGGTGAATCGCCTCCtacccctcttcctccatcgCAAACCATACCGCAAGCAGAAAGGAAATCCCGCGCCGACATTACAGGAAGTCATAGGAAACGGAGACGTTTAGCCGGCGAAGATGATACAGACCGCGATATCAGATTAGCGCGAGAAGACGCGGAGCTTGCGCTCGCAAAACGGGAAGAGTTGCTACATGCTCGAAAAAGCGAAGTCGAAGCGCCGCTCCACGATAGCGATGGACATATCAACCTCTTCCCAGAGGTAAATTCCCAGAGACGAGTTGAGAAGAACCCAGAAGCCGTAAAAGAGGCGGCGGATAGAGTGCGATGTTACGAAGATCAGTATACAATGCGGTTCTCTAATGCAGCTGGGTTCCGTCAAGACGTGGGCAAGAACCCCTGGTATTCGTCCTCACATGGCGATGGTATAATCACTGAGACAATGTCTAACAAGGATGTCTGGGGTAATGAGGATCCTTtaaggaaggagagggaggtaGCGCGCATAAACCTTAACGACCCTCTGGCTGCAATGAAGAAGGGCATTCGTCAACTAAAGTCAGTTGAGGAACAACGAAAGAAATGgaacgaagaaagaagaagggagcTTGATGCGTTGAAATCTGCGGAGGAAACCCTGTCGCGCCACC cggaaaagaaaggagtCGGAGGGGAGAAAGGCACCACCGGCATTCTCACGATCGAAGTTCCACTAATTCGCATCGACGGCGTTCGCATTCTAGATCTGGCTCACGTTCCCATCATCACCGCAGTCATAATCAGCGGCATCGCCATCACAGCAGCCGTGTTGGCCGCAAGCATGAAACGGGAGGTGACGCGAAAGATCGGACATAAGAATGAGATACCCGAAAGTTGTCCGTATGGGCGGGCACCGTACAATTACGAGTTTATGGCTTGA
- a CDS encoding protein arginine methyltransferase RmtB (transcript_id=CADANIAT00009982): MSAPSAAERPLKDIDRDSLASEDSDATDEEGWEDVEPDDETQPVVGLFSDKVYPDVRSMLKESKDKHDFDLRKLQKELDLDFLDTIKLVNYIRSSVKKGNMTPDLSSKDKFQSEIYLKPVLEDDALLYSLDDIEDEEPGEAVGETQAERQVVELQEELERLQIQFSEYRLAVQKSLEEQLTKEDEKLPLTPAGRTSTKAEEVDSDYFTSYAYNGIHESMLKDTIRTDSYRDFVYENKHIFKDKVVLDVGCGTGILSMFCAKAGARKVISVDNSNIIDRAKEIVYENGFGDVITCIRGKIEEVTLPVEQVDIIISEWMGYGLLFEAMFDSVIYARDRYLAPGGLMAPSHATLRIAPLADPDLVQSHIGFWHDVYGFNMKSMLTGIYDEALVRTVPSSVIAAESQIFLTLPLHTITVEELSFLKEFELTLKEDVDALDGWAIWFDIFFMPSRDSTLPPNATPADLQKKGIVSFTTGPDGKETHWQQTILLIDHGKKHAAPLKKGQLIKGKVGYQKKDSNSRSLNITVEYDAGVGERGSQNWALQ, from the exons ATGTCCGCTCCCTCCGCTGCAGAACGCCCTTTGAAGGACATTGATCGCGATTCCCTTGCCTCTGAGGACTCTGATGCCACCGATGAAGAGGGGTGGGAAGATGTTGAGCCAGATGATGAGACACAACCGGTGGTTGGTCTCTTCTCAGACAAAGTCTACCCTGATGTCCGCTCGATGCTCAAAGAGAGCAAGGACAAGCACGACTTTGACCTAAGGAAACTACAAAAGGAGCTTG ACCTGGACTTTTTGGATACAATCAAACTCGTCAATTACATTCGCAGTTCCGTAAAGAAAGGAAACATGACGCCCGATCTGTCTTCCAAGGATAAATTCCAGAGCGAGATCTATCTCAAACCTGTTTTGGAAGACGATGCGCTTTTATACAGTCTGGATgatattgaagatgaggaaccGGGGGAAGCCGTTGGCGAAACCCAGGCCGAGCGCCAGGTAGTTGAACTtcaggaagagctggagcgcCTTCAAATTCAGTTCTCGGAGTATAGGCTTGCTGTCCAGAAATCACTGGAGGAACAATTGACaaaggaagacgagaagctCCCGTTGACACCTGCTGGACGTACTAGCACTAAAGCTGAAGAAGTTGATTCTGACTACTTCACCTCTTACGCCTATAACG GTATTCACGAGTCTATGCTCAAGGACACGATCCGTACCGATTCCTACAGGGACTTTGTCTATGAGAATAAACACATTTTCAAGGACAAGGTTGTGTTGGATGTTGGCTGTGGAACCGGAATTCTGTCTATGTTCTGCGCCAAAGCAGGTGCCCGAAAGGTTATCTCTGTCGACAACTCAAACATTATCGACAGGGCCAAAGAGATCGTATATGAAAATGGGTTCGGCGATGTTATAAC ATGCATCCGCGGCAAGATTGAGGAAGTCACATTGCCCGTCGAACAGGTGGACATTATCATCTCCGAGTGGATGGGTTATGGTTTGCTGTTCGAAGCGATGTTTGACTCTGTCATTTACGCCCGCGATCGCTACCTCGCTCCGGGTGGACTCATGGCCCCCTCACACGCTACCCTTCGCATCGCACCGCTAGCCGACCCCGACTTGGTCCAATCACACATTGGCTTCTGGCACGATGTATACGGTTTCAACATGAAGAGTATGCTCACTGGTATCTACGATGAAGCACTTGTCCGTACCGTGCCGTCATCTGTTATCGCTGCAGAGTCTCAGATCTTCCTCACCCTTCCACTACACACAATCACTGTGGAGGAATTGTCCTTCTTGAAAGAGTTTGAGTTGACCCTGAAAGAAGACGTTGACGCTCTCGACGGTTGGGCTATCTGGTTCGACATTTTTTTCATGCCGTCCAGGGATTCTACGCTTCCGCCTAATGCCACTCCAGCGGACCTGCAGAAGAAAGGGATTGTGTCTTTTACCACTGGGCCTGATGGTAAAGAGACTCACTGGCAGCAAACAATTCTTTTAATCGACCATGGAAAGAAGCACGCGGCCCCGCTGAAGAAAGGCCAGCTGATCAAAGGCAAGGTTGGGTATCAGAAGAAGGATTCGAACTCCAGATCTCTGAACATCACCGTTGAATATGATGCGGGAGTCGGcgaaaggggaagccagaaCTGGGCGTTACAGTAA
- the hymA gene encoding Mo25 family protein hymA (transcript_id=CADANIAT00009983), translating into MAFFFNRGRSRQPSDVVRSIKDLLLRLREPSTASKVEDELAKQLSQMKLMVQGTQELEASTDQVHALVQAMLHEDLLYELAVALHNLPFEARKDTQTIFSHILRFKPPHGNSPDPPVISYIVHNRPEIIIELCRGYEHSQSAMPCGTILREALKFDVIAAIILYDQSKEGEPAIRLTEVQPNVPQRGTGVFWRFFHWIDRGTFELSADAFTTFREILTRHKSLVTGYLATNFDYFFAQFNTFLVQSESYVTKRQSIKLLGEILLDRANYSVMMRYVESGENLKLCMKLLRDDRKMVQYEGFHVFKVFVANPDKSVAVQRILINNRDRLLRFLPKFLEDRTDDDQFTDEKSFLVRQIELLPKEPIEPSRSAREPSRSTANTTTVA; encoded by the exons atggccttcttcttcaatcgGGGTCGATCCCGCCAACCATCCGACGTTGTGAGATCAATCAAGgacctgctgctgagactCCGTGAGCCTTCGACCGCTTCTAAG GTTGAGGATGAATTAGCCAAGCAGCTATCACAGATGAAGTTGATGGTGCAGGGGACTCAAG aacttgaagcTTCTACTGATCAGGTTCATGCCCTGGTCCAAGCTATGCTCCACGAGGATCTGCTTTACGAACTCGCGGTGGCTCTTCACAACCTTCCCTTcgaagcaagaaaagatACGCAAACCATATTCTCTCACATACTCCGCTTTAAGCCTCCTCACGGAAACTCGCCAGACCCTCCCGTCATCTCTTACATCGTTCACAATCGTCCTGAAATTATCATTGAGCTATGTAGGGGCTACGAGCACAGCCAAAGTGCCATGCCATGCGGCACTATCTTGAGGGAGGCATTGAAGTTCGACGTAATCGCCGCTATCATTCTTTATGATCAGTCAAAAGAGGGGGAGCCAGCTATCAGACTGACCGAGGTCCAGCCCAACGTTCCTCAGCGCGGAACAGGTGTTTTCTGGAGGTTCTTCCATTGGATTGACCGAGGTACCTTTGAGCTCAGCGCAGATGCATTCACAACTTTTAGG GAAATCTTGACGCGCCACAAATCCCTTGTTACAGGATATCTAGCGACAAACTTCGATTACTTTTTCGCGCAGTTTAACACTTTCCTCGTTCAGTCTGAGTCATATGTCACTAAGCGACAGAGCATCAAACTCTTAGGCGAGATTTTACTCGATCGCGCAAACTACAGTGTGATGATGCGATACGTCGAGAGCGGAGAAAACCTCAAGCTTTGCATGAAGCTCCTGCGTGATGATCGCAAGATGGTTCAATATGAGGGATTTCATGTTTTCAAG GTATTTGTCGCCAATCCGGACAAGTCAGTGGCAGTCCAGCGAATTCTGATCAACAACCGGGATCGCTTGCTAAGATTCCTACCGAAATTCCTGGAGGACCGCACAGACGACGACCAGTTCACGGACGAGAAGAGTTTCCTAGTCCGACAGATTGAACTTTTACCCAAGGAACCCATTGAACCATCACGTTCTGCGCGTGAACCGTCTCGTTCGACTGCCAACACCACGACTGTTGCGTAG